Sequence from the Streptomyces sp. R33 genome:
CTTCAACGCTGCGGTCTCATTCGGGAAGTGTCCGCGGGCCTTGACCGCCCGCCGGATCCTGGCGTTCACGGACTCGATCGCGTTGGTGGTGCAGACGCAGCCCGCCTGTGACTGATTCCCAATGATGGTTGTCAAGCAGCGGGACGTAGGCTGCGGCCCATGGAATCGTTGATCGCTGCAGTCCGTGAGCAGGAAGAAGCTGCCCGTTTTCTCGCTTGGCCGGGTGACTTCGACCTTGACCGAGGCGATCATGTCGAGGAAGTACACCTCGCCTCGGGCACCGCACTTGAGGGGTTCGCCGGCGACGGTGCCGGCGGCACGTTCTTCTTCTGCGGTGAAGGCGGCGAGGAACGTCCGATCCTCTATGCCGACTCCGAAGGAGGTGCGGCTCTGGTTGCCATCGGCCTGCACGAGCTGGTGCGGCTTCTGCTGGTCGTCCCGTGGTGGCAAGACTGCCAGGCGTTCACGGACGAGGAGAGTCGCGAGCTTGAGGCTGAGTATCTGGAGGACATGCCGGACCTCGCGGCCAGGAGGGACCGTGCTGCCGCGGCCCTTGGCCTCGATCTTCCGGGTCAGGCCGAGATCCTGGCTCGCTTGAGGGAGGTGACCACTCAGCTGGGGAAAGACTTCGTTTTGATCTACACGCCGGAGGGGCACCCCTACGAGCCGCTCTTCACAGTCTGAGGCTCAGGCCGCAGCGAGACCCCGTTGGGGAGGCTGAGCCTCGAAGGTTCGCTGATCGCGTATGAGGGCCCATAGGACGTCGAGGCGTCGTCGGGCGAGGGCGAGGATCGCCTGTTTAGACATCGTTTCATTTGGTGAGGCGGCGGTGGCAGATCAGGGCAGCGGCGATGCCAACAAAGGCGAGGAAGTGTTCGGCCTTGCGCTCGTATCGGCGGTGGAGCCGACGGCAGCCGGCGAGCCAGGACACGGTTCTCTCAACGACCCAGCGGTGTCGGCCGAGCCGCTTTGAGGACTCGATCCCCTTGCGCGCGATGCGATGGCGGATGCCGCGTTTGCGTAGCCATCGACGCAGATGGGGATAGTCGTAACCCTTGTCGGCGTGCAACTTCGCCGGCCTTCGTCGCCGTGGGCCGCGGCGGGACCGGATGGGCGGGATCCCGCGCACGAGCGGTTCAAGGCCGAGACTGTCGTGCATGTTGGCGCTCGAGATCCCCAGCGAGATCGGCAGTCCATTCCGGTCGGTGATCAGGTGGATTTTCGATCCCGGCTTGCCGCGGTCGGTCGGATTCGGTCCTGTCAGTGGCCCCCTTTTGCAGCCCTGAGACTGACCGAGTCGATCGCGCACCGCGACCAGTCCAGATCGCCTCGAGCTCCGAGTTCGTCGAGGATCACTCGGTGGAGCCGAGCCCAGACACGGGCCCTGCTCCACTGGGCGAAGCGTCGGTAGACCGTCTGCCAGCTCGGGCCGAACACCGGCGGGAGCTGCCGCCACGTGCAGCCCGACGTCGCCACGAAGATGATTGCCGCCAGCGCCTCGCGGTCACCCGCCCGCCGTCGGCCCCCGCCCTGCGGGCGTATCACCTCAGTCGGCGGCACCACCCGCCGAAACAGGACCCACAACTCATCCGGCACCAGCCGCTCAACCAAGTCCGTCATGCACGGTTCAACGAACGATCACGCCATAAGAAACGACGTCTTATGACTCTTTCCCTCGGCCCGTTTGCGGTCGTAGAAGGTCTTCGAGGTCAGGCAGAAGCGGGCTGCGATCTGGGCGGATAGGTAGAAAACGCGCAGGAGTCGGCGGTGGTAGCGGTGCGGCCGGCGCATGTTGCCGCTGATCCGGCCTGAGTCTCGTGGGACAGGTGCCAGACCAGCGACTCCGGCGAGTCGGCCTGCGGTTCCGAAGGCGTCCATGTCCCCGCCGGTGCAAGCGACGAACTCCGCCCCCAGCAACGGGCCCATGCCAGGCATGCTGAGGATCACCTCGGCATCCCGGTGCTCTCGGAAGCGTGCCGCGATCCTTGCATCCACGGCGGCGATCTCTTCGTCCAGAGCCAGGACCGACCGGGCCAGCGTGTTCACCACGGCTGCGGCTGTGCTCTCCCCGGCCACGGCGGTGTGCTGGGCCTGCGCTGCGGCGACGGCTGCATCGGCCATGGCCTGGGCGCCACGGACCTTGCGGTTCTTCAGCCAGGTCGCGAGTCGGCTCGGGCCGACCCGGCGGAGGCCAGCCGGGGTCTGATAGCCGGTCAGCAGGATGAGTGCGGATTTGGAGGCGGCGTAGTCGAAGGTCCGTTCCAGGGCGGGGAAGTACTCCAGGAGCTGGGCACGCATCCGGTTGATGGCGCGGGTCCGATCGGCGGCGAGGTCGTAGCGGCGGGCGGTGAGGATCTTCAGGTCCACCGCGATCTCGTCCCACTCCTGCAAAGGCTGCAGGTCCCGGCGCATCCGCGCCTGGTCGGCGATGACGTAGGCGTCCTTCGCATCGGTCTTGCCGTCCCCGCGGTAGCCACGGGAAGCGTGGTGGACGGTTCGGCCAGGGATGTACAGGAGTCGCTGTCCGTGGCTGGTCAGGAGGGCGATCAGCAGAGCGCCCCCACCGGCGTTCAGGTCGACGGCCCACGTAACCGGGCCGTCCTCAGCCAGTGCCAGCACATCGCCGAGCAGCTCCAGGAGCTCGGGCTCATTGTTGGGCACCCGGCGCGAGAGCACCTTCGTCCCGTCCGCGTCGATCACGGTGCAGTGATGCGCGGCCTTGCCGGCATCCGTCCCCGCCCAGAGCTCGGGCACCCGAGCCTCCCTCGTCGATCGGTTGACTGGTCCCTGCAGACGACCACGCCGACGTGTCCTTACGAAGCGATCTCTGTTCGCTCATCCCAATGAGTGGCCGTGTCGTCGCGGGGCACTGGGCGGCCAATCAGTCAAAGCCACACCTTCGGCAGGAGCGCCGTCCAGCCACACCCAGGCCCCTGGGTCTCCCGATCGTACGAAGGACCGGAATCAACCCGCCAACAAGGTAAGGAGCGTCGTAGTTGGTTCTGACCGCTCTTCCGGATGCTGTTGGTGATCTTCGCTCGGTGGGGTGAACCCCCTTCGACGTGCTTTCGTGCTGGCGGTTGGTGTGCTGCTGTTGTCGAGCGGGGTAGTTCTGCCGGTCGGAGGGGGCCGGGATGGCAATGGGGTGTGGTTCCGGTCGGGTGATTCCGCCGCTGACGGTGAAGATGGCCCGGGCGAGCAATCCGCGGGGCACGGCAGCGATGTGGATACGTGACCGCCTGGACGAGTTGTTCGTCGACGAGGACTTCGCTGCTTGGTATCCGGCGGACGGGCGCCGGGGTCTGTCGCCGGCTCGGCTCGCGCTGGTATCGGTGCTGCAATACACGGAGAATCTGACCGACCGGCAGGCGGCAGAGGCCGTCCGGTGCCGCCTGGACTGGAAGTACTGCCTGGGCCTGGAGCTGGACGATGCGGGCTTCGACTTCTCGGTGCTGAGCGAGTTCCGTGACCGGCTGGCCGAAGAGGACCGCGCAGACCGGCTGCTGGCTGTGATGGTCGAACGTCTTGCGGCTGCGGGCCTGGTCAAACGCCGTGGCCGGGTCCGCACCGACTCGACCCACGTGCTGGCGGCAGTACGCCGGCTCAATCGGGGTGAACTGGTCGCCGAGACACTGCGGGCGGCTCTGGACGAGCTCGTTGCACACGGCGAGGAATGGCTGGCTGGGCTCGTCACTGCGGACTGGGGTGACCGCTACGGCCGCCCAGTCCGCTATGACCGGCTTCCCCGCGGAGGAGATGCCCTGATCGCCTACGTCCTGCGGGTCGGCGGGGACGGCATGCACATCCTGCGAGCCGTCCATGATGCCGATGCCCCACCCAGACTGCGTGCATTGCCCGCTGTTGAGGTTCTGCGGCAGGTCTGGGTCCAGCAGTACTGGCTCGACGAGGACGGACGACTGTGCTGGCGGGGACCGAAATCCAGCCGGGACCGGGCAAGCCGCAGGACAACCGAACGTCGCAACACGGGCAAGGCATCAGCGGACGGCAGACCCGATCCCGCTTCGGCGCGAGTGCCATGGTCGGGCCTCGAGATCGTCACCCCGCACGATCCCGAGGCCCGATACAGCCAGAAAGTCACCGCCGCCGGACAGCAGGACTGGATCGGCTACCGCGACCACCAGACCGAGACCTGCGACGAGACCGGCCCGAACGTGATCGTCCAGGTCACCACTCGGCCGGCGCCCGAGCAGGACATCGACGCCCTCGACCGGATCCACCTGGGACTGACCACGCAGGGGTTCCAGCCCACCGAACACGTCGTTGACAGCGGCTACATCTCGCCGGACAGCATCCACCACGCCGCCCGGCAGTGGGACATCACTCTCTTCGGACCAGTCCGTGACGACCCGCAGGCCGGCAAACGGCCCGGATTCGCCAAGCAGGACTTTCACATCGACTGGCAAGCCCGCACCCTGACCTGCCCCAACGGCGTGACGAGTCCGCCATGGAAGCCCACGCTCGGCGACGGCCACCCCCGGCTCTCTGTGCTCTTCCCACGCAAGGCCTGCCGCGAATGCGCCGACCGGCTCAAATGCACCGGCAACGTCGAAGGCAAGGGCCGGCACGTCTTCCTGATGCCACAACCTCTCCAGGAGATCCAGACGCAGAACAGGGCCGACCAGACGACAACCGAGTGGCGCCGGAGATACGCGATCCGCGCAGGCTGCGAGGCCACCGTGTCCGAAACCGTTCATGCCCACGGCCTGCGGAACTGCCGCTACCGCGGCATGGCCAGAACCCACGTCCAACACGTGCTGACGGCAGCCGGAACGAACATCATCCGACTCAGCGGCTACCTCTCACCGGGCATCGCACCGCCCAGCAAAGCGCGGCCGAGGAGCCGCTTCCAGCAGCTCTGCCGCAA
This genomic interval carries:
- a CDS encoding IS5 family transposase (programmed frameshift), whose translation is MTDLVERLVPDELWVLFRRVVPPTEVIRPQGGGRRRAGDREALAAIIFVATSGCTWRQLPPVFGPSWQTVYRRFAQWSRARVWARLHRVILDELGARGDLDWSRCAIDSVSLRAAKGPLTGPNPTDRGKPGSKIHLITDRNGLPISLGISSANMHDSLGLEPLVRGIPPIRSRRGPRRRRPAKLHADKGYDYPHLRRWLRKRGIRHRIARKGIESSKRLGRHRWVVERTVSWLAGCRRLHRRYERKAEHFLAFVGIAAALICHRRLTK
- a CDS encoding IS1182 family transposase, which codes for MIPPLTVKMARASNPRGTAAMWIRDRLDELFVDEDFAAWYPADGRRGLSPARLALVSVLQYTENLTDRQAAEAVRCRLDWKYCLGLELDDAGFDFSVLSEFRDRLAEEDRADRLLAVMVERLAAAGLVKRRGRVRTDSTHVLAAVRRLNRGELVAETLRAALDELVAHGEEWLAGLVTADWGDRYGRPVRYDRLPRGGDALIAYVLRVGGDGMHILRAVHDADAPPRLRALPAVEVLRQVWVQQYWLDEDGRLCWRGPKSSRDRASRRTTERRNTGKASADGRPDPASARVPWSGLEIVTPHDPEARYSQKVTAAGQQDWIGYRDHQTETCDETGPNVIVQVTTRPAPEQDIDALDRIHLGLTTQGFQPTEHVVDSGYISPDSIHHAARQWDITLFGPVRDDPQAGKRPGFAKQDFHIDWQARTLTCPNGVTSPPWKPTLGDGHPRLSVLFPRKACRECADRLKCTGNVEGKGRHVFLMPQPLQEIQTQNRADQTTTEWRRRYAIRAGCEATVSETVHAHGLRNCRYRGMARTHVQHVLTAAGTNIIRLSGYLSPGIAPPSKARPRSRFQQLCRNLPT